Proteins found in one Amycolatopsis aidingensis genomic segment:
- a CDS encoding SigE family RNA polymerase sigma factor — translation MQSRSARDREFAEFFEHRFDLACRYAYALCGDRAESEEIAQAAFVRIYARWPKVRTATADAYLRTVVTRLFLDNRRRGRSRERVMAEPPEVAVAADLTEVERQPLHAALLELPPRQRAVVLLRFGYDLSIEQVAKALGCSVGTVKSHASRGLEALRERYQGLFGELELKAVSRPCSTTTS, via the coding sequence GTGCAGTCACGATCGGCACGGGACCGGGAGTTCGCCGAGTTCTTCGAGCACCGGTTCGATCTGGCGTGCCGGTACGCCTACGCGCTGTGCGGGGACCGCGCGGAGAGCGAGGAGATCGCGCAGGCCGCGTTCGTGCGGATCTACGCTCGCTGGCCCAAGGTCCGCACGGCAACCGCGGATGCCTACCTGCGCACCGTGGTGACCAGGCTGTTCCTCGACAACCGGCGACGCGGCCGGAGCAGGGAGCGGGTGATGGCCGAGCCGCCGGAGGTGGCGGTCGCGGCGGACCTCACCGAGGTGGAGCGGCAACCACTACACGCCGCGCTGCTGGAGCTGCCGCCGCGGCAACGAGCGGTGGTACTGCTGCGGTTCGGCTACGACCTCTCCATCGAGCAGGTGGCGAAGGCGCTGGGCTGCTCGGTGGGCACGGTCAAAAGCCATGCCTCGCGCGGTTTGGAGGCGCTGCGTGAGCGCTACCAGGGACTCTTCGGGGAACTCGAGCTGAAGGCGGTGAGTCGGCCATGTTCGACGACGACGAGCTGA